Part of the Nymphalis io chromosome 8, ilAglIoxx1.1, whole genome shotgun sequence genome, ACACAGGCGTCCCTCGGTAGCGCCCACTACTACCTGGTAGGCGGCGCGGAGGCTGTCCAGCTGCACCGAGTACTCGGAGTCGAGCGCGGCGAGGCGGCGCTGCAGCGTGCGCGCGCGCTCCCTCAGCGCGGCGCGCTCCCGCTCGTGCTGCGCCTGCAGCTGcgagcgcgcgcgccgcgccgccgccagcGCCGCCGCCTGCTGCGCCAGCGCGCACTCGCCGCGCGCGCGCTCCGCCGTCAGCCGCTCCAGCGCGTCCTGCAGGCGCGCGCACTGCGGGCACTGCAGCGCCTCCACGCGCCGCCGGAGCTCCTCCATGCGGCGCCCCACGTCGACGCCCTCCGTCCCGCCCGTGTCGTCGTCGTCCGCGGCCTCGTCGCCCGCGAGCCGCCTCTGCGCCGCGGCGACGGCCGCCTCCACCCGCTCGAGGCTCTCGCCGATCTTCATCGAGTCTTCACTGTTGCCCGAACAGTCACTGGAGAAGAGCGCTCGGCACTCGGTCGAGAAGTGCTGGAATAGGTAGACGAACTCCGCCTCGAGCGCGGGGTCCGTCTCCAGCGAGGAGATGGCGTCGTCGGCTCGACGGAGCGCGTCGCTCGGCTCCGAGGCGCGGTAGGTGCCCTCGACGACGGCGACGCGCGCGTCGACCAGCGCCTTCTGCGCGAGGACGTCGGCCAGCTGCTGCAGTAGCGCGCGGCTGTCGAGTCCCGGGGAGCCCTCCTTGCGGCGGTCGGCGGCGAGGCACTCGCGGTAGCGCGCGGCGATGTCCCGCACGGCGGCGTCCATCTCGCAGCGCAGGTGGTCGTGCGCGGCCTGCCACCACAGCTCCAGGTCGGCGCGCTGCTGCGCGGACAGCGTgaggcgggcgcggcgcgcggcgtCCAGGCGGCCCTCGCACAGCTGCGCGGCGCGGGCCAGCGCGCGCGCCACCTCGGCCTGCACCAGCTCGGCGCCCAGCGCGTCGCGCGCCGCCGCCCACGCCTCGCGCACGCGCGCCGCCTCCGCGTTGGAGCGCTGCTGCTCGAAGTCGGCGTCGGCGGGCGTGGCGTAGCTGAGCGTTTCGCTGGCGAGCGCGGAGCACAGCTCGGTCAGTTTCTCCGACTTGTATTTGTCTACGGCCTCGGCGACCTCCTTCTGCGAGGCCTTCAGCGCCTCGAGGTCCGCGCTTTCGATGATGACCTCCGATCTCCTTGACTCGGAATCGCGGCTGCTCGCCAAAACGTCGATCTTGCGGGAGAGTATCCTCGCAAGGTAGTCGAGGGAGCTCTTGGTGACGGACGAGACTCTTCCGCCGTCGCCGTTTATCTTAGACTTAAGGTTATCGATTAATTGACTAGTTTCGTTTATTTCAGACTTTATTAATCTAGCGAAGAATCTACTTCCGTTTGATGATTCCAGAGCTTCTTGTATTCGGCCCACTAGGATCGCTTCGTAGGCTAGCTTCTCCGCTAGAATTTCTAAGCTCTTTCTCTGTGTCAGCTCTCCGGCCTCGTAGAGCGCCGCTTTCTTTTTAGATATCTCTAGTAGTTTCGTTCTCAGTTGCTCCTCGAGCTGAACGACTACCTGTGCGACGTTATCGTTGACTTCTTCCCCGGCCTGTTGGCGCTCAGAAGAGTCTACAATGCACTTGTCAAAACACTCCTGTAATCTTTTGCTGACGTCCATCAAGCATTTTTCCATGGATttaatgctatattttttttcaacgcTTGGAGAAGGCGATCGTCTTGATTTAGCTGCTCGCATCGCACTCATTTGGCACAAGCATTCATTAACTTTATTTCTCGAATGTATAACGACGTTTTCAAGGCTCTGCAGTCTGTCTAAAAGATGCCTCTGCGATTGTGTACCCACTGTTGAACTCTCCGGACTATCATTACTCAAGGGACTTTCGGTCGACCTCGTTATTGGACTTAAAGATTGATTTATGGATTCGCATGAATTCGTTACATCACGGCGATGTTCTAAAGCAGAAGCAACTTTGGTTTCAAGAGAGCTTAGTCGGACTAGCATTTTCATGGGCTCTGAGCTCGTAGCACTGTCTAAAGACTTTCTTCTTAGTCTTGCAGCTAATCTTTTCATTCTTTTTTCGTCCGTAACGCTATCCGTTTTGGATACTTTTTCTTTGGCTGGTGACGCGCTTTTAGAAGGAGAGTTAATGATAGGTACAGGTTCTCCTGTTTCTAacattgtgattttattttccAATTCTGTTAACTTCTCTTCTACTTCTTTACCCAACGTAAACGATTCTCTGCCTTTTAAAGATAAGCTACGTCGTTTTTCTCTGGACtcagttttttgtattttatgctTTAAAGTTCGCACTTGCTTATCCGAAGCAGTAAGTTTTTGGGTTAAATCTAAAATGCGAGCCGCCAATAAATCTATTTCGGATCTACTGCATTGCTCTCTTAGCTTCATTTCATTCCTTAACTTCATATTTGTTACCTCCAGCTCATCATACATGTTATGTGATTCACGAAGTTCTCTTTTCATCGTTTTAATTTCTTGGATTGCCATCAAAAACCTGTTTCTTAATTCGACATATTCTTCGATCAGTCTATTTTTCTCTAAAGACTCGAGATTTAAATCTTGGTTGATGTTACTGAGATCACCGAGTGATCCAAtgctttttcttttttctttagtCGGTGATTCCGCTATAATTTTACCTTCCAATTctcttattcttatatatagactatcattttctttaatattcttTAGAAGCCTCTCATTGAGTTCGTTTAACTCTTTCTGTAATTGTTTAATTGTCTCCTGTGCTGTCGTCAGTTGACTTGTTAATAGCTCACAATGCTCAGTTGattcttttaaaaagttttgtgtCTCCGTTAGCTTATTTTCCCACATCGTTTTATCTTGAttgtacatttgttttattgcaTCCAAATTCTCGGCTTCCTTCGTCCTGACAGATAACTCATCTTCTTTTTTTTGCAATGTTATAACCAACTCTTCCATTTTCTTTTCACTTAACGCGGCGTCTGCTTTTAGTTTACGTAGTCTCGCTAGTTCGGATTCTGCAGCGTTAACGTCATTCAATGCTAGTTTTAATTGCTTTCGCAAATCTTCGATTTCGATCGTTTGTTTGTCGATAGTTGAGATGTAGCTACGTTTTCTGGGTTCATTTGGTTTTTCGTTTTCGTCAACTTCATCTATAGGGAGGTCTTTTTCTTTGGTGGCATCGATTTCATCCTTATCGCCTTTGTCAGTTTTAGGTTGTGTTTGTTGGCAGCCTCTGGTACGTACCTTTTCTTTAACTTTGGATATTGGAGTACGATTGAGTATAGGTGACGGTGGAGGCTGAGAACCAACATCTCCCCAGTCTGCACTGTCTCTGCGTCCTCCTTCGGATGCTGTTCTATATTCTTCGTCTGAGGAAAATGGCCCCGACTTTGCTGTGTTTGGAGTTATGGGTGTAATCGGAGATGTTGATGATTCAGATGCCTGATCAACTGCGTCCTCCCGCAATATCAGAGAAAGTGGCCCAGCGTCTGGTAATCCAGCCGTCCTTCGCATGGCAGAGACCCAATTAGCTCTAATTCCTGCTGTAACTGCTGACAAAACGATGTGTTTTCCGTCCCAAgtctataaatacaatatatcatttgataagtaagtgtcaaataaaattatataattactataatataatgatactaATAACgctaaaataacataaatgtagattgtttatttcaaaattacctCAGTTTCGAAAGCGTAGCCGTTAGTGGAAGC contains:
- the LOC126770157 gene encoding protein outspread isoform X3; its protein translation is MSGRSDCRKFAPNIFNKSKCTNCFRQKEEHSAEALESNRASRKISKCGYLFVAPGWDFSNPLYRTKRWQRRWFVLYDDGELTYSLDEHPDTVPQASVDMTTVLEVSEADSVTGHAHSLAITAPERVTFVKGTCREEARWWSDVLSVYPRSKGRHKRNATFPGGQTASLLQSSTTRNASTLRDAADCSARPRFCGGTTTWPGPRVQPPQAEIPSLATPTNIDTKVYNDQPVSSASPPTRDKINGEEKARSRRRDTWPEPATTPSTDEANVVRSPLLQQQHQQYDEQLRDIAASLTRPRSRRALPPTLERPTRLPPPDRLPARGSPDGGPPPDEGITSSASEGSEPTDTVETTETTEGGRVELPAERLLHARAGWLQRRGAGGWSRHWFVLRGAALLYFRDPHAEHRGLMDGVIDLSGISRVVELPSSASTNGYAFETETWDGKHIVLSAVTAGIRANWVSAMRRTAGLPDAGPLSLILREDAVDQASESSTSPITPITPNTAKSGPFSSDEEYRTASEGGRRDSADWGDVGSQPPPSPILNRTPISKVKEKVRTRGCQQTQPKTDKGDKDEIDATKEKDLPIDEVDENEKPNEPRKRSYISTIDKQTIEIEDLRKQLKLALNDVNAAESELARLRKLKADAALSEKKMEELVITLQKKEDELSVRTKEAENLDAIKQMYNQDKTMWENKLTETQNFLKESTEHCELLTSQLTTAQETIKQLQKELNELNERLLKNIKENDSLYIRIRELEGKIIAESPTKEKRKSIGSLGDLSNINQDLNLESLEKNRLIEEYVELRNRFLMAIQEIKTMKRELRESHNMYDELEVTNMKLRNEMKLREQCSRSEIDLLAARILDLTQKLTASDKQVRTLKHKIQKTESREKRRSLSLKGRESFTLGKEVEEKLTELENKITMLETGEPVPIINSPSKSASPAKEKVSKTDSVTDEKRMKRLAARLRRKSLDSATSSEPMKMLVRLSSLETKVASALEHRRDVTNSCESINQSLSPITRSTESPLSNDSPESSTVGTQSQRHLLDRLQSLENVVIHSRNKVNECLCQMSAMRAAKSRRSPSPSVEKKYSIKSMEKCLMDVSKRLQECFDKCIVDSSERQQAGEEVNDNVAQVVVQLEEQLRTKLLEISKKKAALYEAGELTQRKSLEILAEKLAYEAILVGRIQEALESSNGSRFFARLIKSEINETSQLIDNLKSKINGDGGRVSSVTKSSLDYLARILSRKIDVLASSRDSESRRSEVIIESADLEALKASQKEVAEAVDKYKSEKLTELCSALASETLSYATPADADFEQQRSNAEAARVREAWAAARDALGAELVQAEVARALARAAQLCEGRLDAARRARLTLSAQQRADLELWWQAAHDHLRCEMDAAVRDIAARYRECLAADRRKEGSPGLDSRALLQQLADVLAQKALVDARVAVVEGTYRASEPSDALRRADDAISSLETDPALEAEFVYLFQHFSTECRALFSSDCSGNSEDSMKIGESLERVEAAVAAAQRRLAGDEAADDDDTGGTEGVDVGRRMEELRRRVEALQCPQCARLQDALERLTAERARGECALAQQAAALAAARRARSQLQAQHERERAALRERARTLQRRLAALDSEYSVQLDSLRAAYQVSAVAADTHGDSLRARYQQEIEQLRALCEKGLLAMESSHRRIVREMEDKHRAEREQLRLEKEQALAEETRATLAALDAMRKAHESEVRREVDKFKAEFLSRGAPDLGQLSSRHQSSDYRQEMEEIRREILSLSEKYSVKCVESAALEERLSAASAQLSHAHNHIMQLDARNKQLRAHIISEANEMKNAEASTLALLIEDTAPHGSEAPLWAHLRRLAAAWQGNSAAGEVVKVELAGDESPRVRSELLEDRLVEKPAATPCTELKPLAGVVAERKKRFEA
- the LOC126770157 gene encoding protein outspread isoform X6; this encodes MSGRSDCRKFAPNIFNKSKCTNCFRQKEEHSAEALESNRASRKISKCGYLFVAPGWDFSNPLYRTKRWQRRWFVLYDDGELTYSLDEHPDTVPQASVDMTTVLEVSEADSVTGHAHSLAITAPERVTFVKGTCREEARWWSDVLSVYPRSKGRHKRNATFPGGQTASLLQSSTTRKYSADASTLRDAADCSARPRFCGGTTTWPGPRVQPPQAEIPSLATPTNIDTKVYNDQPVSSASPPTRDKINGEEKARSRRRDTWPEPATTPSTDEANVVRSPLLQQQHQQYDEQLRDIAASLTRPRSRRALPPTLERPTRLPPPDRLPARGSPDGGPPPDEGITSSASEGSEPTDTVETTETTEGGRVELPAERLLHARAGWLQRRGAGGWSRHWFVLRGAALLYFRDPHAEHRGLMDGVIDLSGISRVVELPSSASTNGYAFETETWDGKHIVLSAVTAGIRANWVSAMRRTAGLPDAGPLSLILREDAVDQASESSTSPITPITPNTAKSGPFSSDEEYRTASEGGRRDSADWGDVGSQPPPSPILNRTPISKVKEKVRTRGCQQTQPKTDKGDKDEIDATKEKDLPIDEVDENEKPNEPRKRSYISTIDKQTIEIEDLRKQLKLALNDVNAAESELARLRKLKADAALSEKKMEELVITLQKKEDELSVRTKEAENLDAIKQMYNQDKTMWENKLTETQNFLKESTEHCELLTSQLTTAQETIKQLQKELNELNERLLKNIKENDSLYIRIRELEGKIIAESPTKEKRKSIGSLGDLSNINQDLNLESLEKNRLIEEYVELRNRFLMAIQEIKTMKRELRESHNMYDELEVTNMKLRNEMKLREQCSRSEIDLLAARILDLTQKLTASDKQVRTLKHKIQKTESREKRRSLSLKGRESFTLGKEVEEKLTELENKITMLETGEPVPIINSPSKSASPAKEKVSKTDSVTDEKRMKRLAARLRRKSLDSATSSEPMKMLVRLSSLETKVASALEHRRDVTNSCESINQSLSPITRSTESPLSNDSPESSTVGTQSQRHLLDRLQSLENVVIHSRNKVNECLCQMSAMRAAKSRRSPSPSVEKKYSIKSMEKCLMDVSKRLQECFDKCIVDSSERQQAGEEVNDNVAQVVVQLEEQLRTKLLEISKKKAALYEAGELTQRKSLEILAEKLAYEAILVGRIQEALESSNGSRFFARLIKSEINETSQLIDNLKSKINGDGGRVSSVTKSSLDYLARILSRKIDVLASSRDSESRRSEVIIESADLEALKASQKEVAEAVDKYKSEKLTELCSALASETLSYATPADADFEQQRSNAEAARVREAWAAARDALGAELVQAEVARALARAAQLCEGRLDAARRARLTLSAQQRADLELWWQAAHDHLRCEMDAAVRDIAARYRECLAADRRKEGSPGLDSRALLQQLADVLAQKALVDARVAVVEGTYRASEPSDALRRADDAISSLETDPALEAEFVYLFQHFSTECRALFSSDCSGNSEDSMKIGESLERVEAAVAAAQRRLAGDEAADDDDTGGTEGVDVGRRMEELRRRVEALQCPQCARLQDALERLTAERARGECALAQQAAALAAARRARSQLQAQHERERAALRERARTLQRRLAALDSEYSVQLDSLRAAYQVSAVAADTHGDSLRARYQQEIEQLRALCEKGLLAMESSHRRIVREMEDKHRAEREQLRLEKEQALAEETRATLAALDAMRKAHESEVRREVDKFKAEFLSRGAPDLGQLSSRHQSSDYRQEMEEIRREILSLSEKYSVKCVESAALEERLSAASAQLSHAHNHIMQLDARNKQLRAHIISEANEMKNAEASTLALLIEDTAPGKSSRSSSLETRARGSGLNYSKTDSSRNLQLPPVQN
- the LOC126770157 gene encoding protein outspread isoform X1 — its product is MSGRSDCRKFAPNIFNKSKCTNCFRQKEEHSAEALESNRASRKISKCGYLFVAPGWDFSNPLYRTKRWQRRWFVLYDDGELTYSLDEHPDTVPQASVDMTTVLEVSEADSVTGHAHSLAITAPERVTFVKGTCREEARWWSDVLSVYPRSKGRHKRNATFPGGQTASLLQSSTTRKYSADASTLRDAADCSARPRFCGGTTTWPGPRVQPPQAEIPSLATPTNIDTKVYNDQPVSSASPPTRDKINGEEKARSRRRDTWPEPATTPSTDEANVVRSPLLQQQHQQYDEQLRDIAASLTRPRSRRALPPTLERPTRLPPPDRLPARGSPDGGPPPDEGITSSASEGSEPTDTVETTETTEGGRVELPAERLLHARAGWLQRRGAGGWSRHWFVLRGAALLYFRDPHAEHRGLMDGVIDLSGISRVVELPSSASTNGYAFETETWDGKHIVLSAVTAGIRANWVSAMRRTAGLPDAGPLSLILREDAVDQASESSTSPITPITPNTAKSGPFSSDEEYRTASEGGRRDSADWGDVGSQPPPSPILNRTPISKVKEKVRTRGCQQTQPKTDKGDKDEIDATKEKDLPIDEVDENEKPNEPRKRSYISTIDKQTIEIEDLRKQLKLALNDVNAAESELARLRKLKADAALSEKKMEELVITLQKKEDELSVRTKEAENLDAIKQMYNQDKTMWENKLTETQNFLKESTEHCELLTSQLTTAQETIKQLQKELNELNERLLKNIKENDSLYIRIRELEGKIIAESPTKEKRKSIGSLGDLSNINQDLNLESLEKNRLIEEYVELRNRFLMAIQEIKTMKRELRESHNMYDELEVTNMKLRNEMKLREQCSRSEIDLLAARILDLTQKLTASDKQVRTLKHKIQKTESREKRRSLSLKGRESFTLGKEVEEKLTELENKITMLETGEPVPIINSPSKSASPAKEKVSKTDSVTDEKRMKRLAARLRRKSLDSATSSEPMKMLVRLSSLETKVASALEHRRDVTNSCESINQSLSPITRSTESPLSNDSPESSTVGTQSQRHLLDRLQSLENVVIHSRNKVNECLCQMSAMRAAKSRRSPSPSVEKKYSIKSMEKCLMDVSKRLQECFDKCIVDSSERQQAGEEVNDNVAQVVVQLEEQLRTKLLEISKKKAALYEAGELTQRKSLEILAEKLAYEAILVGRIQEALESSNGSRFFARLIKSEINETSQLIDNLKSKINGDGGRVSSVTKSSLDYLARILSRKIDVLASSRDSESRRSEVIIESADLEALKASQKEVAEAVDKYKSEKLTELCSALASETLSYATPADADFEQQRSNAEAARVREAWAAARDALGAELVQAEVARALARAAQLCEGRLDAARRARLTLSAQQRADLELWWQAAHDHLRCEMDAAVRDIAARYRECLAADRRKEGSPGLDSRALLQQLADVLAQKALVDARVAVVEGTYRASEPSDALRRADDAISSLETDPALEAEFVYLFQHFSTECRALFSSDCSGNSEDSMKIGESLERVEAAVAAAQRRLAGDEAADDDDTGGTEGVDVGRRMEELRRRVEALQCPQCARLQDALERLTAERARGECALAQQAAALAAARRARSQLQAQHERERAALRERARTLQRRLAALDSEYSVQLDSLRAAYQVSAVAADTHGDSLRARYQQEIEQLRALCEKGLLAMESSHRRIVREMEDKHRAEREQLRLEKEQALAEETRATLAALDAMRKAHESEVRREVDKFKAEFLSRGAPDLGQLSSRHQSSDYRQEMEEIRREILSLSEKYSVKCVESAALEERLSAASAQLSHAHNHIMQLDARNKQLRAHIISEANEMKNAEASTLALLIEDTAPHGSEAPLWAHLRRLAAAWQGNSAAGEVVKVELAGDESPRVRSELLEDRLVEKPAATPCTELKPLAGVVAERKKRFEA
- the LOC126770157 gene encoding protein outspread isoform X4, producing the protein MSGRSDCRKFAPNIFNKSKCTNCFRQKEEHSAEALESNRASRKISKCGYLFVAPGWDFSNPLYRTKRWQRRWFVLYDDGELTYSLDEHPDTVPQASVDMTTVLEVSEADSVTGHAHSLAITAPERVTFVKGTCREEARWWSDVLSVYPRSKGRHKRNATFPGGQTASLLQSSTTRKYSADASTLRDAADCSARPRFCGGTTTWPGPRVQPPQAEIPSLATPTNIDTKVYNDQPVSSASPPTRDKINGEEKARSRRRDTWPEPATTPSTDEANVVRSPLLQQQHQQYDEQLRDIAASLTRPRSRRALPPTLERPTRLPPPDRLPARGSPDGGPPPDEGITSSASEGSEPTDTVETTETTEGGRVELPAERLLHARAGWLQRRGAGGWSRHWFVLRGAALLYFRDPHAEHRGLMDGVIDLSGISRVVELPSSASTNGYAFETETWDGKHIVLSAVTAGIRANWVSAMRRTAGLPDAGPLSLILREDAVDQASESSTSPITPITPNTAKSGPFSSDEEYRTASEGGRRDSADWGDVGSQPPPSPILNRTPISKVKEKVRTRGCQQTQPKTDKGDKDEIDATKEKDLPIDEVDENEKPNEPRKRSYISTIDKQTIEIEDLRKQLKLALNDVNAAESELARLRKLKADAALSEKKMEELVITLQKKEDELSVRTKEAENLDAIKQMYNQDKTMWENKLTETQNFLKESTEHCELLTSQLTTAQETIKQLQKELNELNERLLKNIKENDSLYIRIRELEGKIIAESPTKEKRKSIGSLGDLSNINQDLNLESLEKNRLIEEYVELRNRFLMAIQEIKTMKRELRESHNMYDELEVTNMKLRNEMKLREQCSRSEIDLLAARILDLTQKLTASDKQVRTLKHKIQKTESREKRRSLSLKGRESFTLGKEVEEKLTELENKITMLETGEPVPIINSPSKSASPAKEKVSKTDSVTDEKRMKRLAARLRRKSLDSATSSEPMKMLVRLSSLETKVASALEHRRDVTNSCESINQSLSPITRSTESPLSNDSPESSTVGTQSQRHLLDRLQSLENVVIHSRNKVNECLCQMSAMRAAKSRRSPSPSVEKKYSIKSMEKCLMDVSKRLQECFDKCIVDSSERQQAGEEVNDNVAQVVVQLEEQLRTKLLEISKKKAALYEAGELTQRKSLEILAEKLAYEAILVGRIQEALESSNGSRFFARLIKSEINETSQLIDNLKSKINGDGGRVSSVTKSSLDYLARILSRKIDVLASSRDSESRRSEVIIESADLEALKASQKEVAEAVDKYKSEKLTELCSALASETLSYATPADADFEQQRSNAEAARVREAWAAARDALGAELVQAEVARALARAAQLCEGRLDAARRARLTLSAQQRADLELWWQAAHDHLRCEMDAAVRDIAARYRECLAADRRKEGSPGLDSRALLQQLADVLAQKALVDARVAVVEGTYRASEPSDALRRADDAISSLETDPALEAEFVYLFQHFSTECRALFSSDCSGNSEDSMKIGESLERVEAAVAAAQRRLAGDEAADDDDTGGTEGVDVGRRMEELRRRVEALQCPQCARLQDALERLTAERARGECALAQQAAALAAARRARSQLQAQHERERAALRERARTLQRRLAALDSEYSVQLDSLRAAYQVSAVAADTHGDSLRARYQQEIEQLRALCEKGLLAMESSHRRIVREMEDKHRAEREQLRLEKEQALAEETRATLAALDAMRKAHESEVRREVDKFKAEFLSRGAPDLGQLSSRHQQEMEEIRREILSLSEKYSVKCVESAALEERLSAASAQLSHAHNHIMQLDARNKQLRAHIISEANEMKNAEASTLALLIEDTAPHGSEAPLWAHLRRLAAAWQGNSAAGEVVKVELAGDESPRVRSELLEDRLVEKPAATPCTELKPLAGVVAERKKRFEA
- the LOC126770157 gene encoding protein outspread isoform X2 yields the protein MSGRSDCRKFAPNIFNKSKCTNCFRQKEEHSAEALESNRASRKISKCGYLFVAPGWDFSNPLYRTKRWQRRWFVLYDDGELTYSLDEHPDTVPQASVDMTTVLEVSEADSVTGHAHSLAITAPERVTFVKGTCREEARWWSDVLSVYPRSKGRHKRNATFPGGQTASLLQSSTTRKYSADASTLRDAADCSARPRFCGGTTTWPGPRVQPPQAEIPSLATPTNIDTKVYNDQPVSSASPPTRDKINGEEKARSRRRDTWPEPATTPSTDEANVVRSPLLQQQHQQYDEQLRDIAASLTRPRSRRALPPTLERPTRLPPPDRLPARGSPDGGPPPDEGITSSASEGSEPTDTVETTETTEGGRVELPAERLLHARAGWLQRRGAGGWSRHWFVLRGAALLYFRDPHAEHRGLMDGVIDLSGISRVVELPSSASTNGYAFETETWDGKHIVLSAVTAGIRANWVSAMRRTAGLPDAGPLSLILREDAVDQASESSTSPITPITPNTAKSGPFSSDEEYRTASEGGRRDSADWGDVGSQPPPSPILNRTPISKVKEKVRTRGCQQTQPKTDKGDKDEIDATKEKDLPIDEVDENEKPNEPRKRSYISTIDKQTIEIEDLRKQLKLALNDVNAAESELARLRKLKADAALSEKKMEELVITLQKKEDELSVRTKEAENLDAIKQMYNQDKTMWENKLTETQNFLKESTEHCELLTSQLTTAQETIKQLQKELNELNERLLKNIKENDSLYIRIRELEGKIIAESPTKEKRKSIGSLGDLSNINQDLNLESLEKNRLIEEYVELRNRFLMAIQEIKTMKRELRESHNMYDELEVTNMKLRNEMKLREQCSRSEIDLLAARILDLTQKLTASDKQVRTLKHKIQKTESREKRRSLSLKGRESFTLGKEVEEKLTELENKITMLETGEPVPIINSPSKSASPAKEKVSKTDSVTDEKRMKRLAARLRRKSLDSATSSEPMKMLVRLSSLETKVASALEHRRDVTNSCESINQSLSPITRSTESPLSNDSPESSTVGTQSQRHLLDRLQSLENVVIHSRNKVNECLCQMSAMRAAKSRRSPSPSVEKKYSIKSMEKCLMDVSKRLQECFDKCIVDSSERQQAGEEVNDNVAQVVVQLEEQLRTKLLEISKKKAALYEAGELTQRKSLEILAEKLAYEAILVGRIQEALESSNGSRFFARLIKSEINETSQLIDNLKSKINGDGGRVSSVTKSSLDYLARILSRKIDVLASSRDSESRRSEVIIESADLEALKASQKEVAEAVDKYKSEKLTELCSALASETLSYATPADADFEQQRSNAEAARVREAWAAARDALGAELVQAEVARALARAAQLCEGRLDAARRARLTLSAQQRADLELWWQAAHDHLRCEMDAAVRDIAARYRECLAADRRKEGSPGLDSRALLQQLADVLAQKALVDARVAVVEGTYRASEPSDALRRADDAISSLETDPALEAEFVYLFQHFSTECRALFSSDCSGNSEDSMKIGESLERVEAAVAAAQRRLAGDEAADDDDTGGTEGVDVGRRMEELRRRVEALQCPQCARLQDALERLTAERARGECALAQQAAALAAARRARSQLQAQHERERAALRERARTLQRRLAALDSEYSVQLDSLRAAYQSAVAADTHGDSLRARYQQEIEQLRALCEKGLLAMESSHRRIVREMEDKHRAEREQLRLEKEQALAEETRATLAALDAMRKAHESEVRREVDKFKAEFLSRGAPDLGQLSSRHQSSDYRQEMEEIRREILSLSEKYSVKCVESAALEERLSAASAQLSHAHNHIMQLDARNKQLRAHIISEANEMKNAEASTLALLIEDTAPHGSEAPLWAHLRRLAAAWQGNSAAGEVVKVELAGDESPRVRSELLEDRLVEKPAATPCTELKPLAGVVAERKKRFEA